From Dehalococcoidia bacterium:
AAGTGGAGGTGGGTGCCGGTGGAGTAGCCGGTGCTGCCGACGGTCCCGATCACCTCGCCCTGGCCGACGCTCTCGCCCTGCGAGACGCTGATCGAAGCGAGGTGGGCGTAGAGCGTCTCGATGCCGTCGTCGCTCATGACGACGACGTAGAGGCCGTAGGAGCAGCAGGCGTTGCCGCCGGCGAAGATCACGGTGCCGGACGTGGCGGCGACGACGCCGCCATTGGGGTTGTTGAAGCCGTCAATATCTATGCCGAGCGGGTGGCCGCCGCTGTAGTAGCTGGAGATGTTGCCGTAGAAGGGCCAGATCAGGCCAGAGCTGGACGGCGGGCCCGTGACGACTTCGCCGGCGCTGCCGCCTCCGTCACCGGAAGAGCCGTCGTTCGGAACAGCGGTGGGGGCCTCGATCGGTTCGGCGTCATCGGGGATAGGCTCGGCTTCGGGCGGGGCGGCCGGGAGGGGGACGCCGCCGGGCACGTAGACGAGTTGGGCCTCGGTGATGGCATCGGCGCTGCCGATGCCGTTCGAATGGAATTCGACGATCACCTCGACATCGACGTCGTAACGCGACGCGATGTCGCTGAGGGTTTCGCCGTAGCGCACTTCATGGAGGATGCCATCGCCGGCGGGAATGAGGATCGACTGTCCGAGGACCAGGAAGTCGGAGTCCTGGATCTCGGCGTTGTTGGCGATGATGTAGGTGGGGCTGATGCCAAAGCGCTCGCCGATCGAGCCGACGGTGTCGCCTTCCTGCACTTCGTACACCTGGTAGGGCGGGAGGTCCGGCGGCGGCGCGACGGCGGCGGCGCGCACGACGGCGTCTTCAGAGCTGGCTGCGGCGATGGCCGTCGGCGTGGCGTTGAATGCGTTGATCTGCGCGGCGACTTCCTGCTGTTCGGCAGAGATCGGTTGTTCGGCGCGCAGCGTCTTGTTGATCGCGACGGGGCGCAGCACGGAGACGTCGGTCGTCGGGACGCTGGAACTGACGCCGGGCAGGGAGAGACCGGTGACGGGTGACGCGAAGGCGGTGGACCGGCCCGGGAAACCGCCGTTTGTGATCGTCGCGTAGCCTACTGCGAGAGAGATGATCGCAAGCAGCAGGCCGTGGGTGTGTGGCCTGTGCCGGTGTCGCGGTGAGCGGGGAGTTGCGTCCTTCCCCGTCCCGCCGGGCGTGAGTCGCGCTCGCTGATCCAGCAATGAGCGCGGGCGGAGCGTGCCCCTGATGCTCTCGTTCCTCCCGCTTAGACCTGCAGGTTCCTCGCCCCGCGGTCAACATGAAGCCCACATGACTGTGGGCTCCCGGCTGCACGACGCAGCTCAACTGGCGGCTATTCTACCCCACCTGTCAAGGAAGCGGCATCGGGGGAGGTTTACATATCAACTGTATTTCGGCTGAATCCTCCCTGGTTCAGCTTCGAATCCCCCGAATCCCACCGATCCCTCACCCTTATAATGATCACAATGCAGCATCTCCCGGAGCCATACCTTGATTGACCATGCCGAGATCCGGGTCACGGCGGGAGACGGTGGGCACGGCCTCATCAGCTTTCACCGCGAGAAGTTCGTGACGCGGGGCGGCCCGGACGGAGGCGATGGCGGCCGCGGTGGCGACATCATTTTGGTGGCGAGCGAGGCCGTCAACGGGCTGGGCGCGTTCCGCTATCAGCGGCAGTATCGCGCCGAGCGTGGCGGGAACGGTACAAAGAACAAGAAGCACGGGAAGAACGGCGCGGACCTGGAACTGCCGGTGCCTACGGGCACGCAGGTGCGGCAAGAGAATACCGATGCCATCGTCGGAGAGTTGGTGCGTGCAGGTGACAGGCTCGTCGTAGCGCGCGGTGGCAAGGGAGGGCGCGGGAACACGCACTTCGCCACGTCGCGCAACCAGGCGCCGTACATCTCCGAGACGGGACAGCGCGGCGAAGAGGCGATGCTCAGCCTCGAGCTGAAGCTGCTGTCCGACGTCGGGCTGGTGGGGTTGCCGAACGCAGGCAAGTCGACGCTGCTTGCCGCCGTCTCGCGTGCGACGCCGAAGATCGCGGACTATCCGTTTACCACGCTCGAACCCCACCTTGGCGTTGTTGAGGTGGGATTCGATTCGTACGTGATGGCCGATATCCCCGGGCTTATCGAGGGCGCGCACCAGGGCGCCGGCCTCGGGCTTGAGTTCTTACGTCACGTCGAACGCACGCGGCTCCTGGTGCATGTCGTCGATGCGTCACAGCCGGACCCGGAGCATGACATCACGATCATCGACAACGAACTGGGGTCGTATTCGGACGAACTGGCTTCGCGGCGGCAGATCGTGGCGTTCAACAAGATCGATGTGCCGGAGGCCGCGGCGCGGCGCGCCGAACTGGCGGCGATCGCTGAGCGGCTCGGGCGGCCGCATGTCTTCATCTCGGCGGCGGCGCGCCAGGGCACGCAGGAATTGGCGAAGCTGGCGTTCGAACTGCTCGAGCGCATCCGCGAGGAGGAGCCGCAGCCTTCGCTCGCAGAGATCGAAGAAGCTGAGGCGACCGTGCTGCGACCGCAGCCGCGCGGCGACCGCTTTCACATCGAGCGGGAGGAAGAAGCGTTTCGCGTGGTGGGCGAGCGGCCGGTCGTACTCGTCGAGATGCTGGCGCTGCAGTCGGACGCGTCGCGCGCGGAGGCGATGCGACGGCTGGGGCGCATGGGCGTCGTTTCGGCGCTCAAGCGGGCAGGCGTGAAGCACGGCGATCCGGTCCGCTTCGGCGATATCGAGCTGCGGTGGGAAGAATGAGGATCGGGGTCCTCGGCGGGACGTTCGATCCGGTCCACATCGCACACCTGGTGATCGCGGAGCACGCGCGCGAGCAGCTTTCGCTCGACGGTGTGCTGTTCATCCCGGCGGGCGAGCCGTGGCGCAAGAGCGAGCGCGAGATTACGCCGGCGAAGCACCGGCTGGCGATGCTGCGCATCGCGATCGCCGGTAACGACGCGTTCGGCGTGTCCGACATCGAACTGCGGCGCAGCGGGCCGACGTACACGGCGGATACGCTCGCGAAGCTGGCGGGCGATCGCCTGGACGATGGATTCTGGTTCATCGTCGGCGCGGACGCACTGGCTGACCTGCCGCAGTGGCACGAACCGGCGCGGATCGTGCAGCACGCACGGCTTGCCGTCGCGCCGCGCGATGTGCAGGACGCGAACATCGTCGCGCAGGGGGTGCCGGAGTTTCGCGACCGCATCGACTTTTTCCGGGCGCCGCGGATGGAGCTGTCATCGACGGACATCCGCGGGCGCGTGGCGGCGGGGCAGAGCATCCGATACCTGGTGCCGGACGGCGTCGCGGCGTATATCGCGCAGCAGCGGCTGTACGCGTAGCAGGCTGCCGCGCCCGTACGGGCGAGTGCTGCGATCAGGGTGATTCCGGCGGTGGTATGAGGTTGCCGTTTTCGACGCGCCAACCCGGCGGCAGCGTGCCGGCGATGAACGATGCACGTGGCACCGGCGGCCAGAAGTACGGCCGCAGCTCCGCATCGCGGCTGTAGGCGAAGCGGCTGCGCTCGGCAAGCGACATGAGGCTCTTTGCGCCGGCGATGCGGTCTTCGCGATAGGCGCGCAGCCAGAAGCGCTG
This genomic window contains:
- a CDS encoding M23 family metallopeptidase, whose translation is MLRPVAINKTLRAEQPISAEQQEVAAQINAFNATPTAIAAASSEDAVVRAAAVAPPPDLPPYQVYEVQEGDTVGSIGERFGISPTYIIANNAEIQDSDFLVLGQSILIPAGDGILHEVRYGETLSDIASRYDVDVEVIVEFHSNGIGSADAITEAQLVYVPGGVPLPAAPPEAEPIPDDAEPIEAPTAVPNDGSSGDGGGSAGEVVTGPPSSSGLIWPFYGNISSYYSGGHPLGIDIDGFNNPNGGVVAATSGTVIFAGGNACCSYGLYVVVMSDDGIETLYAHLASISVSQGESVGQGEVIGTVGSTGYSTGTHLHFEVIDNGVRVNPINYLP
- the obgE gene encoding GTPase ObgE, giving the protein MIDHAEIRVTAGDGGHGLISFHREKFVTRGGPDGGDGGRGGDIILVASEAVNGLGAFRYQRQYRAERGGNGTKNKKHGKNGADLELPVPTGTQVRQENTDAIVGELVRAGDRLVVARGGKGGRGNTHFATSRNQAPYISETGQRGEEAMLSLELKLLSDVGLVGLPNAGKSTLLAAVSRATPKIADYPFTTLEPHLGVVEVGFDSYVMADIPGLIEGAHQGAGLGLEFLRHVERTRLLVHVVDASQPDPEHDITIIDNELGSYSDELASRRQIVAFNKIDVPEAAARRAELAAIAERLGRPHVFISAAARQGTQELAKLAFELLERIREEEPQPSLAEIEEAEATVLRPQPRGDRFHIEREEEAFRVVGERPVVLVEMLALQSDASRAEAMRRLGRMGVVSALKRAGVKHGDPVRFGDIELRWEE
- the nadD gene encoding nicotinate-nucleotide adenylyltransferase — its product is MRIGVLGGTFDPVHIAHLVIAEHAREQLSLDGVLFIPAGEPWRKSEREITPAKHRLAMLRIAIAGNDAFGVSDIELRRSGPTYTADTLAKLAGDRLDDGFWFIVGADALADLPQWHEPARIVQHARLAVAPRDVQDANIVAQGVPEFRDRIDFFRAPRMELSSTDIRGRVAAGQSIRYLVPDGVAAYIAQQRLYA